Below is a genomic region from Raphanus sativus cultivar WK10039 chromosome 4, ASM80110v3, whole genome shotgun sequence.
TTAAGCAACAGCTTGTGCGGCACGCCAAGCTCTCTCAGAACAGAGACGTTCCGTGTTCTGTTCGTCTGCTTCACACTGTCATGATCATCCCGCAAGATATCTTTCACGTAATCGAAGTAACCGGTGATGTTGGACACGTGCCCTCTTCTCCCCAAGATCTTGGGGACCTTCGAGACGACCTCCGTGATCTCCGAGCTCGAAGCTCCGTTGAGCTTGAGGAGATGGAGTTTCGCGCGGAGGGTTTTCTCCGGGTTCTCTACGAGGAACCGCGGGTAGGCGGAGATGATGGTGGAGATTTGGGGGTCTGTGAACCCGTAGCTTCTCAGGAGTTTCAGGACCGAGTCTGGGTTTCGTTTCTCGTCGAAGTTGGCTTTTGATGAGATCGATTCGGCGAGTTTTGGGGTTAGACCCAAGGAGTTGATCAGGTAAAGGGTTGTGAAAGTCTTCCTCTTTCGTTCGTTGTCGTCTTCTTCGGGGGTTGGATCTGATGCGGTGGCGGAAGTGAAGGGGTTTTgcgggaggaggaggagattcgATAATGGAGAATATATCAAGTTCCTCCATTGATGTAACTCGCGTGACCTTCTTCCATGGAGTAAGAGTGATAGCATTTGAGAAGGTGATGCGATTAACTTCCTCAGTTTTACTTGAGAAGGAGGAAGAAATGAGAAGATTTGGAATTGGATTGACGACGCCGACGGCAAGAACGAAGAAGCCGGttcggtttagggtttattacaaaaccaaattatttgttttgaggAGTTTTGTCgtaaaatctctttttttttgttctaacaTGTCGTAAAATCTATTGTGTGGGCCTGTTGGGCTTATTAAGTCTGGTGGGCTAAGGgattttttgatataaataaaaccTTAACACACCACCAGTGACTGACTAGCTTTACGTTTACCCAAGAGATATGTAAAAGAAACCTTGAGATGCCGTCTGATTTCTAAACTCGCATTTTGGATAGGAACGATCTTGTCTTAAGGTCAAATGAAACCATGTCCAACTTTATGAGTTCATACATTTTGAAAATGTAGTTATCGAGTGTAATAAAACTTGGGACATGATCTAAAAGCTGAGAGATAGCAAAGTGCATTTTAATCTTGAAACAACAACATAAGCCACTTTAAAACATTGTCTGAGCAGCACACACCAAAGTCACAAACCAACGTTCAACATTCAGCATTCCGCTGATTATTATCAAAAACACAAAGAGCAAATCCTTAATGggatttactaaaatataatcaGCTAATTAACCGAAAAACCAAGTTTGGGGTTTTGATTAATTAACTCGCTTTGATCGACTCAAACCAAACCGTTACCATTTCCATTAGCATTGCCATTGCTCTTTCCATCTTCCTCCTCAATGAGTAAAAACTCTTTGCTCTTCTCCAGCTTCTCCATGACATGAGCTTCGAGACTGATCTCCACATCTATACTTATACCTCCAGCTTTCCCTTGGTACAGATACATCATCCCATTAAACCGGTTGTTCGACCCGCTCCTAACCGTTTCCGGTTTCCCCCACCCGAAATCCACCTCGTAGACCTTGAACCTCGGCGAGCTCCCCACCGCCACGCAGTTCACTCCGGCGTCTTTGAACTGGAATATCTTCGGCGACTTCTCCCACTCCTCGTTCCGCGCGTCCACCACGCGCGCGTCGTGAGCCACGATCGCTTTCTGCACCACCGAAGCTCCGAACTCCGGCCCGTGCGCCGCCAGAAGCCCCGCCGCTGTCCCCGTGAAGATCGCCTGGATCATGTTCCCGAAGTACTCCTCCGGCATCGGAGGATCGACGCGGCGGCGGCAGTCGGCGAAGACGGTGAAGACAGTTATGTCTTCGGGTTTGAGCCCACGCGCGAGGGTGACGTGGCGCCAGATGTGGGATGTGAGGGACTGGAAAGTGGAGAAAGGTTTTGAGCCGTCCGATGGGATGACCGAGTTGGTTCTTGACTTGATCGTGTGGATGGCGGAGTCTGAGAACCTGAAGACTTTCTCTACAAGCTGCGGCGGTTCCGCCGCATCATCCCCGGCGTTGGGGTCCTTTGGGGCAGTTAGGTCCAGCTTCACACGTGTGTCACGCGCCTTCGCTCGGTCCAGGAAAGGTTGGGTCGAGATGGTTTTGGCCCCACGGCAGATCTCGGCCCATGAGCTCATGAAGTGCCATGTGGAAGTTCCGTCCAGGACTGCGTGATTGAAAGAGAGGCCCATTGCAAGCCCATCTTTAAGTTTAGTCACCTGTCTTGGTGACGCAAGTTAATGGATgagtaaattttaaatattttagtagaAAATCTAAGTTTCTTTGAGACCAGAAAAGCAACAGAAACAATGACTACTCCAACCACCACACCTGTTTTCAAAAGCCTCTACATTAATTTCACATTAAATTCCGTAAAGAATTTAAATGAGCATCCGACACTGATTTAAAGTATTATATGCAAGTACGTAACGTATGTATAATATATACACAAACACAAGTCTCTACGTATGAATACAATATTACAATGCATGtttgtaatttatatgtatgCCTTAAGGTCGACAATATAATTGGTTGCAAGTCCCCGAACAATATAATCCTAAGATAAATTAAGTGCGTTAAGTCGCTAACATCCATTGTATGTAGGTTTTCATTGATAACGACAATTAGATTCTGTATACTAATATTAAAGATACTTACGATTTGATTCGTAAACCTATAATTAAATTCTGAGTACTACTTGTTTTCTCGTACATGACTAGAGTCAAGATGACGTTGTCCCGGTACTTACCGGTTCGTAGTTACCATTAAAATGTTATTGGTCATGTCATTGAATGTTGTACTTAATGGGTGTGTTagctaaatttatgtttttttacttaaaattgCACATCCAACCAATTGCAAAAGCATTTGAAAACTGAATATGTTGATTTATTGACTAAATTCTGACTCATTTTTGTAAGAGCTTCATAAGATATGAACATATACGTAGACATAGATAAAACATTGCCACAGATAAATAAGTGGGTATATCATAAGCATAACATATGCATGTCAAGCTGTCCATTTATATATGCATGTCACGAAAAGTTTTTAGGATATTTTCAACCTTacttcataatttattttaaaatagaatttggaataataaatattcaaatctCGTTGTATAATGGAGTAAACATAGAATTACTCTATAAATTGAATGgtcatttatattttggttattttttattctgtttttaaatataattagagTAAATccaattctattttataattaaaaataaaattttatattggaGACGCTATTAATAGCATAACATGCATTAAAATTCGACAAACATAACCAGTATAGATTATATTTACGAAATCAGTCAGACTCGCATAATTCAATACTAGTATTTTTCTGCGAccaagatttttatatatatattctctctgtttcaagtgagaataaacaatataaacaaCAAATATACTAGCATTAGCATATATGGATATTgaataatatgtatattattaaataattaccTGGATAACAAGAAGAGGCCTGCTAAGTCCTTCCAAATTCGAGATCCTGTTGTAAGGAATCAACTCCTCAAGCTTGGCTGTCCCATCCTCAACCATGAGATCACCGACGCTGACGTCAGGAGCTTCAGCAACCAAGAACTCCACGCCGTTGATCTCTTCGTTGTCAGCATCATACTCAACTCGGAAGACCCCTTCGTCGTCCTTGGCCAGCTTACCGGCAAGCTGATAGAAGTCTTCgagaaccgaacccaaaccgtcCTTGAGCTTCTCCACGATATCGTTTTGGAAAGTGGGTTCCTCGAGATCTAGAGGGTTTTGGAACTTGTAAAGCAGAAACTTCTGGTTGTAGTAGAAAGCTAGGTAAGGAAGATCAAATGTGGTGAGCTGGAATTGTTGCTTCCCTAGTATTGGATTGTTTGGTTTCACATGTGTTTTGCTTGTTATCTTTATCTTCATAGTGATACAAGATTTATCTAGCCTTTTTGATCAAATTGCTACTTTGATGATCACAAGAATATAATCTTTTCGGTGAGATTGTAATGTGGTGTGGGTGTTGTGAAGTAAGAACTAAAGACTGTTTTTATAGAGACGTACAGTGTGTAGTTGGGTTAGGCATTTAAGGTTTCACAAAGTAGTTGAGATTCAACTAATGACTCAATTTAACTCACtctctttaaatatatttgcatGAATTGTTAAGGTAAGTTAATTAGGGTTTAGGTTAGACAGTagatacaaaattaaattaaattaaatgtaATGATGCAATGTGTTTAAAGTTAACGCCGATAAAGATGGTAAAGAAGCTTAAAAGCAGTGGACCAGAGCAAACGGTTATTATGGGTCGTACCTGGATTTACAAAGATCCTAAGCTGTCAAAAGTGGTGCATGGTCTTTTAATAGTCTGAGTTAGTTTTATGAAAGCACATCCTCTAAACTTTATTATGAGATACCCATTACAGGTTTAACCGATAAGGGACTAAGGGTTCCTTTACCTTCTCTAAACATTACACATGTCAATCACTTTATTGGATTTAAAGGACTCTACTTCCCATATTGAAATAGTAGGTATGTCAGTGTGTGGAAATGTGGAAGCTGGAGGGTGACTTCTCCGGCTAATACAATCTTGTCTTCTCATTATTGTATGAAAATTACCCAAATCAAGGATGCATAGTTTTGAAGAAGACAAACAGTCAACGACTGAATattaaaacaaagaagaaaatacCCTAAACGTGATAAGTGATCTACTTAAATGCCATTACCAGATTTATTCTCACCAAAAATgacatagtttaaaaaaaaagtgatatgGCATAACTTagttatgatatataattttgtttataattgttcacatttttttgtagattttaCAAATATGGTAAAAACTATTAATTCCTACATCAACTATTAAAGTAAATCTTtgcaaaaatttattttataaaattttttaaaatatatatagtaatgactaattatttatttatgtttctaaaatcTGCTAAACATTATTTGATAAGTGATTTGCTTAAATGTTATCAGTATAttcattctcacaaaaaaaaaatatgacatgactcTGAAAATTATGATATGACATCATtgaattatgatatatatatttttctatataaatgttCATATTTTTCGTaagatttataaatatggtaaaaATTATTAATTCCTACATCAACCATCAAAGTAAAACttctttacaattttttatcaagattttttgaaatatatagtaATGACTAAATttggtataaatatatatatatcaaaattatttgtaagtgtgccttacaaatataaaattaaaaacaatactatcaatttttttctgataataaattgattaaaataattatttaaatttctcaGTTCATGTAATAAATGAACAATGATTTTTAACCGGTTTAACctattttagttacaaaaataaatccaaaatttatcaaaatttatatatataaatataaattttaaaactagcGGATActagaaatatttaaataaatagtcattatcatataaataaaatattatccttagcaaatataattttaaattttatcaaatattaaataaaatagaattagaataattaaaataaatgaaaagaacAAGACTacatgtaattatatttatttttcagatcttaaaaattaaatataaaaataataatataaaatgttcAAATATTCTTgttatactaaaataaaattatatccaaAATTGTTATATCTGTACATAGCACAGAAAAATtcttagtaataaataaatgtgttaaaagttaataaaaaaggGTGTAAGAACATCTTCATCGTCATTCCATATTTTACTCTATTTATTCTATaagatgaaataaaatatagagtATGGATGGAAATGCCCTAATCTGatgtgtttattttttcagtcaatgcataattttaaatttggatGATGACACTGACAACATTGACACAGTACACTAACAGTGGCCGACAGAGGTTAAGACCGGTAGGGGCATCTGCCCgtctattttgatttttacttcactaattaaaactaaattatataatgtCTCATAATCTTATAACTATACACAATGAAAAAAATTGCTGTGCCCCGTCTAAATATAGGGCTAGATCCGCCCCTGTACACTAACCTTAGCTTCTGGTATTGATTGTGTGATGTGTTATGTTTGGCAATTTAAACAagcataaaaaatatatgatacgCACGAAGAAGTTTCAAAGAAGACTGGATTTAAGAAGTACAATATGTATTGTTAGAGATGTACTGCGCCATTGTTAAAAGGCCTGTGTACACTGTTTCAAAATTCGAATCAACACGTTCGATGATGTTGGAATGAGATGAAATGATGTTTGAGAACTAATGTTGGATTTGCTCTATGCTTCTATCAATAGATGCATATcaaaagaaattcaaaaaaaaattatattgatttgTATTTACTCGGTCCAAGTAATCTTTTAAGATCTATAAAACCCTTTTCAAACACGTCTATTTACTCGGTCCAAGTCATCTTTGGCCAGCGATGTAAAGCTTAGAAGATAGATGACTTTGACGTGTTGCTTCCAGTGTTCTGATTATTTCTGTTGTATTCTACGGACTTCCCCTTATCATAAGCATATCCCTAAGAAACAATTCATTTTATTGGacgtttctgtttttattttattgttttgcaCATTTTCGGTTCTAAATCCAGATTTCTTTGCGAACTCTAATTAATACGTTTAAATTATATAGATTAACTAATAAGtaaaacataattatgtttttgcGCGGAGGGGGTGGGGGAAGGTCAGCACATGATATCAAAgacatgtattttttttctactcgttattttagatttagtatCTTTTGGTAATTATGTTTCTACGGAACTGGGGAAGGGGGTGAGCGGGCCGGAACAGGATATCAAGAATAAGTATTTTTGTTACGCTCATTTTTAACGAGAAATTTTTGGTTCACCCCTTAAAGTGAACCTAAAAATTTATTAACCAAtagaatttagttattttagatcCAATATCTTTTCAATAATTATGTTTATGCCGGGGAGGAAGGAGGGTCATCACAGACTATTAAGACTTcagaaacaaaaaatcaaaaattagttcaaaaataataatgtagATATAGTAGACATTTGGCGCTTAACCAAACACTCGTTTGATTTTGGATTATATAGAGCACCATCGGCTTAGCAAGCTTTTGGAACTATATGtgaataaatttttttctttgttgtaaaTACATACTAATAGACTATATATCAGCAATGTTGGTGGCTAGAAATGGCAATTGACGCTTAATTAATACGTTTAAATTATATAGATTAATTAATAAGCGAAACATAAAAGAACATGCATAATTatgttgggggggggggggggggttaaaACAACAACGAGAAGTATCCCGTCAGATTCTCGATGAAATCAATCAATGTTCCGTTTAGACGCAGCAGTGGTGGCGTACATCTCCGCTTGTTTCTCTTGCGGTTGTATTTTCCCAGTTTATTGGGGTTCTATCTTCGATTAAGtctggtttgggtttggatgaGTACTTTTTAGGTTTGGGTTTGTTTTGTTAACCAAGCCCATTTTGGAATACTGGAAAATGGTGTAACAAACCAAAAAAGTAAGAAACCataaaaaattaattgcaaatcctttttcaaaaaaataaaaataaaaataaataa
It encodes:
- the LOC108849626 gene encoding BAHD acyltransferase DCR — encoded protein: MKIKITSKTHVKPNNPILGKQQFQLTTFDLPYLAFYYNQKFLLYKFQNPLDLEEPTFQNDIVEKLKDGLGSVLEDFYQLAGKLAKDDEGVFRVEYDADNEEINGVEFLVAEAPDVSVGDLMVEDGTAKLEELIPYNRISNLEGLSRPLLVIQVTKLKDGLAMGLSFNHAVLDGTSTWHFMSSWAEICRGAKTISTQPFLDRAKARDTRVKLDLTAPKDPNAGDDAAEPPQLVEKVFRFSDSAIHTIKSRTNSVIPSDGSKPFSTFQSLTSHIWRHVTLARGLKPEDITVFTVFADCRRRVDPPMPEEYFGNMIQAIFTGTAAGLLAAHGPEFGASVVQKAIVAHDARVVDARNEEWEKSPKIFQFKDAGVNCVAVGSSPRFKVYEVDFGWGKPETVRSGSNNRFNGMMYLYQGKAGGISIDVEISLEAHVMEKLEKSKEFLLIEEEDGKSNGNANGNGNGLV